ATGCGTCGTATGTCGATGCGAACAGAGGCGTAAAATTTCAGCGCGCGACCGCCGGTCGTGGTTTCCGGATTGCCGAACATCACGCCAATTTTTTCTCTGATCTGATTGATAAATACGACACAGGTGTTTGATTTGCTGATGGCGCCGGACAATTTCCGCATCGCCTGCGACATGAGACGCGCCTGCAAACCCATCTGCGCGTCACCCATTTCGCCCTCGATTTCCGCGCGCGGTACTAACGCCGCCACAGAATCGACGACCACAACGTCCAGGGCGCCGCTGCGAACGAGCGTCTCACCGATTTCCAATGCCTGTTCTCCGGTGTCAGGCTGGGAAATGAGCAAATTATCCGTGTCCACGCCCAGATTTTTGGCGTAATGCGCGTCGAGCGCATGCTCGGCGTCGATGAACGCGGCCATGCCGCCGGTTTTCTGCGCTTCTGCGATCACGTGCAGCGCCAGCGTCGTTTTGCCGGATGATTCCGGACCAAAAATTTCCACGATTCTGCCGCGCGGAATTCCGCCGATACCCAGCGCGGCGTCCAGAGAAATCGAACCGGTAGAAATCGTATCGATAGTGTCAAAGGCGCGATTGTCTCCAAGCCGCATCACAGAGCCTTTGCCGAATTGTTTGTCTATCTGAGAAATCGCCAGATCAAGCGCTCTCTTTTTTTCTGACAAATCGTCTGCCATAATTTTTCTCCAATAAATTTATTGTTGGATTTTTTAAGCCTCAAAAACGCAAAGGCTCAAAGCTTTTTTATTTTTTAATTATTTTGCCCCTTAACGGTCTTG
This genomic interval from Calditrichota bacterium contains the following:
- the recA gene encoding recombinase RecA, with translation MSEKKRALDLAISQIDKQFGKGSVMRLGDNRAFDTIDTISTGSISLDAALGIGGIPRGRIVEIFGPESSGKTTLALHVIAEAQKTGGMAAFIDAEHALDAHYAKNLGVDTDNLLISQPDTGEQALEIGETLVRSGALDVVVVDSVAALVPRAEIEGEMGDAQMGLQARLMSQAMRKLSGAISKSNTCVVFINQIREKIGVMFGNPETTTGGRALKFYASVRIDIRRIAAIKDRENVIGNRTRVKVVKNKVAPPFRTAEFDIMYGTGISKEGDVVDVAVEHDIIEKSGTWYSYGNERLGQGRENVKRFLQENPDIFQDIEVKVRKALGIIPVEEDEKSQPKEEEK